The following proteins are co-located in the Malassezia restricta chromosome II, complete sequence genome:
- a CDS encoding Ras-related GTP-binding protein C/D, with product MAGVAPQDDAVTDAARRKILMIGPRRAGKTSICKVVYESFQPNDTLFLTPTMRTQTVNMDTFQALQLLDVPGSALANWVTDSPRASDADERGPRTKMAFDIPWTDVSAVIYVVDAQDEYFDALVRLNAVIVAAYMENPDIHVHVFINKVDGLSEDYKYDTQRDIEQRVYEGLLNSTHELQGVLDEDTRLDKAVRLHFYLTSVFDASAFLAFSRIQQRLLQGTESEVQHAPPGMVSLSDALETACNLLCTACYFEKAYVFDVPSRTFVGCDTSPFDASLYNIVFRYMHFLLQFSELYAQVPDAVEHPVRTRDWSTSVMRLSHDTTVAFWQLDHHLALLAVVHTNVQLRNATILDYNLGLFRDAVAQLAALARS from the coding sequence ATCTGCAAAGTCGTGTATGAATCTTTCCAGCCGAATGATACCCTCTTCCTGACGCCCACGATGCGTACGCAAACAGTGAACATGGATACGTTCCAAGCAttgcagctgctcgatgtgccGGGGAGTGCCCTTGCGAACTGGGTCACCGATAGTCCACGCGCATCGGACGCGGACGAGCGCGGGCCGCGTACCAAGATGGCCTTCGATATACCATGGACGGATGTGAGCGCCGTGATTTATGtcgtggatgcgcaggacgAGTACTTTGATGCcctcgtgcgcctgaaTGCTGTGATAGTCGCTGCGTACATGGAGAATCCTGATATTCATGTGCACGTATTCATCAACAAGGTCGATGGACTGAGTGAGGACTACAAGTACGATACGCAGCGCGATATCGAGCAGCGTGTCTACGAGGGTCTGCTCAACTcgacgcacgagctgcaAGGTGTTCTGGACGAAGATACGCGCCTCGACAAGGCGGTGCGTCTGCATTTTTACCTGACGTCCGTGTTCGATGCGAGTGCATTTTTGGCCTTTTCGCgtatccagcagcgcctcttgcaGGGGACAGAGAGCGAAGTACAGCATGCGCCCCCGGGCATGGTCAGCTTGTCGGATGCCCTCGAGACGGCGTGTAACCTGCTGTGCACGGCGTGCTACTTTGAAAAGGCGTACGTCTTTGATGTGCCGAGCCGGACGTTTGTCGGGTGCGATACGTCGCCCTtcgatgcgtcgctgtACAATATCGTGTTTCGGTACATGCACTTTTTGCTCCAGTTTTCGGAGCTGTACGCCCAGGTGCCTGATGCCGTCGAGCACCCTGTCCGCACCCGCGATTGGTCTACGAGTGTGATGCGACTCAGTCACGACACGACGGTCGCGTTTTGGCAGCTTGATCACCACCTGGCGCTTCTCGCCGTCGTTCACACCAATGTGCAACTGCGCAACGCCACCATTCTCGACTACAACCTCGGCCTGTTCCGTGACGCGGTGGCGCAACTGGCCGCCTTGGCTCGCTCGTAG